From the Paraflavitalea soli genome, the window GGCATGCAGGCCACGGAATAGGTCTACATTTTTAGCCAGTCCATGGGAATGTTTTGTATCGCCATAGAATACCCTGATATTATCAAATAGTTGGGCGGTCTTCAGGTGATGGGGGTTGCCGGTAATCCGGTACATGCGGGCCATGGCCTCATTCATGCCGCCAAACTCCCCGGCTATATAGGTGTTCCACATCTTGATAAGCGTATCTGTTGGTACTTTGCTCAGGCGGGCATATACCCAATCGCCCATGCCGGAAGCAATGTCCAACGCTTTTTTATTACCGCTCACTTCATATACATCCATTAAGCCGGCGAGTATCTTGTGCAGTGTATAATAGGGCGCCCAGATCTGGTTCTTCTGTCCGCCGTATTTGGCGCCATTTTCCAGCATGATAAACTGATCGGGAGGATAAGCGCTGATGAATCCGGTACCCCAGTTCGCATAATCCGTACGGATGCCTGCATCACTCAGGTCTGAATCATAGGCCGTTTTTCCAGGACCAAAGGGCACCGCCGCAGGGTCAGACACATGTGCGCCGCCTGCTGTTGACGCCTTTCCGGATAATTGTGATAATTCATACAGGGTATTGACCATTACCTCCATTTTGCCGGAGAAATTGGCTTGCAGGGCCTTGTCATATCCCGTACTGGCATAGGCCTGTGCAATGGCGGTAAGGTAGTGACCGGTAGCATGTCCCCTTAATTTGGTGTCCTTACTGTCCCATACACCCAAAGGTTTTGCTCCTTCGGGTTGTGGCTGGCCAAAAGCATGGCGGAACATATAAAGAAAAGAGTTGGGATCGGTCTTCGCCAATGTCAGTACAAACTTATCGCGATTCTGGATGAATTGGGATGGTTGACCATCGGCGTCGTTTTTCAGCGATACCTGGTCCAGATGAAAGGCCTGCAGCTTTAAAACCGGCGTAGTTGATTTGGAGGACTCCTTTATAGTAACTATCGCCCTGGGTTGAAAATTCGTTCCTGCCACACGCCCGGTAACGGTATAGGTTCCCGGTTTAAGTACAGCTGTATTGTCTACAGCAGCGGGCCATACCACCCGTACTTTAGGACCCTTGCCTTTCATGGCATCTTTGTAGGTGCCGTCTACATAACTGGGGAACCGTGGCAGATCACCTACGGCTGTTTCCACTTTCACATCGGATACTCCGACTAAATAAGTATTATACAGTTGCGCTTCGGTAGGTGAGAAGCGGGGGAGGGTATCCTCGGCGCGCCTGCCCGTCGTATTGACCGAACCCTGGTTGATGCCTCTGCGGGAATTGCTATAGATTCCGGCTACCTGGTTGCTGCTCAGGGGAACACGGTAAATACGGAAATCACGTATCAGGGCATTGAGATTGGGGTCGCCCGGTGTTAATGATTTTCCGATGTACAGCAGTTTTTCCCCCGGCTGCTGACCGAATACCGCTGTCAGCTCTTTGGGAATATCGCTGGCTTCGCCTGCTTGCTTACTATCTACATAGGTAGTGATGGATTTTGATGGAATGTCGATCACGATAGCGAGGTGCACCCATTTATTGGCTTCTATTGCCGGTGAAACCGCTCCCTTTTTATCAGTTTTTTCTGCTGTTATCAGCGCCTGGTAACCTTCCTGTCCTGTGGTGCCAACCGGGGCGGCAAAAAAATGTTTGCTGGCATCCTTTCCGAAATCAAAGAAACGTTGGCCAGGTTGAGTAGAGCGCAGGAATATCCATCCTGATATGCTGAGTGATTCCAGGTCTGTTAAGGCTTCTGCAGGGAGTGTGATAAAAGCATTGTTATCTCCAGAGAGGGACAATACCTTGCCAAACCGGTTGTCGTTGACAAAGCTGGCTTCGCCTTGAAATTTGCCGTGTAAATTATTCCGGGACCAGTCTTTCAGGTCTCCATTAAAGACATAACGCGCGATCATGCCGGTTTCTCCGATCCCATCCAGTATCTGGTCACCGCTTTGTGCCTGAGTGGTGTTAACACCCTGGATCAAAACAACTGTCAATAAGACAACACGCAAGAGTACGCTGTTCATTTTCATATTTAAATCGTTTTCAACAGTAACCTTGTATCTACTAGTTTACAAGATCATATTTTGGAATAACTATATGCCAGGATAAGGGGTAAAATTCCGGATAAAACTATGAACAATCTGTGTGTCACTATAAGTCTATTTTAACTAATAATGACATGATATTAACTGGTATCCCGAAAGAAAACTATACACTTACCAGGGCAGATATTTAGTAAAATAATGGAAATACAGTATCTTCCTGTTATGCACCCCTTCGATTTTACCCGGTTACCGCTCATTATGCGTTTTATCCTTATCCCCCTGCTGACAGTAATACTGCTGGCCTCCTGTGCTACTACCACCCGGAATTGGAAAAGCAACGACCAGCCTGGTCAATTCGCCGCTTCTTTTGGCTTGTTCAGCGGAAAAGAAAAGCACACCGTCAACTTAACCAAAGACGATATCTTATTCATAAAATATACCCTGATCGCCACCAGCGGAGAGATAACCTTGTCTGTCTCCAATAAGGGTGGGGTAGTATGGCAAAAGAAAGTAACCGGAACGAGCGATACTTCAGAACATCATCTGGTAGCACCTTCCACCGGTCAATACACCATTACCGTCAATGGCCAAAAAGCCACCGGTGGTTTTGAGGTAAAGTACAAAGCAGTGCCGCCGAAAACCGTGCAGGTAAAGACCCACCGCAATATTGAATTATACGGATTGATGATGGTGCTGGACGATGGTCCCTATGTATTAACGCAAAAAGATACGATGGACTATAGCGGCCGAAGGGCCGTTATGGCACAATGGTATTCCATGGTGCCCAGAAATTATGAAAGGTACAAGGCTTTCGATACCTGCCGCATCATGAGTATCTACAAGAAAATGGAAACGGCCGGCAATGGCTACGATTTCTTTACCGGCTTTTTATTGCAGGTAGGCGAAGTACCCTTTGCCCGGATCAGTGCCACTACCGACCTGCAGCAGATCGCTCGTTTTTCACCGAAAGGAGATACTGCTGAAGCCAGGCAAAAAGCAACTGCTTTCCTCGATGCTTTAAACGACTTCTCCCGGTTGATAGACCTGGATGCCCATTTGGCCCAATACAAACCCTATTACGAACTTGCGATCGCTTCAGTGGCGAAAAATGTTCCCCGCGGAGATTTCCTGCCGGTCATGGAGCAGTACTACCGCAAGCAGTTCAGCGAGTATAACTTAGTTCCGAGTCTCAATCTCTTTACGGCCATGGGATTTGGTACGATGAACCGGTCCACCCGGACAATTTATAATACGTTTGGGTCTTTTACCTTCCAGTCATTCGACAGCAAGCATCCCGATATGGGCTTTGATGATCCTGTGCAGATCAGGGCACTGGCGGCACATGAATTCGGGCACTCTTTTACTAACCCTGCTATTGACAGTCTTCCTCCCTCGCTTATTAAAGAAACCGCTTACCTGTATGAGCCCATTAAAGAGGAAATGAAAAAGCATGGGTATACCATCTGGCTACAGAGCCTGTATGAGCACCTGGTAAGGGCAGGGGAGGTGATCGTAGCCGAAAAGATAGGCGACAGTACAAGGGCCGTCAGCATGTTACAGAGCAACATCAAAAGCGGTTTTATTTACCTGCCCTTCATGGTGCAGGAATTAAAGAAATGGGACAAGAGCAATTCCTCTGTCGATTTCAATAACGAAGTGTTACAGATGATCGTGAAGTTGAAGGAGGCCTACAAACCTGCTAAGATGAATTAAATAATAGCAAGCGTGTAAAATCAAAAAAGCAGCAACCGGACAGAGAAAAAACGGGCCGAACTCACTGGATTGTAAAAAGAAGTGTAAACTTTGTAAAGAAATGCTTGATACTACGCATCTTAGTCAAAGTCCCCAAATAGTCTGTTATGAAATACCTTATCCCTTTTTTAATGGTGCTTGTATTTACAAACGTACAGGCACAGTACCCTGGAGTGAACATTCCGGGTTCTGAAGTAAGGAAGATCACTTCAAAGATAGTAGCAGGACAGGAATATGAACTGCACATCATGCTGCCTGCCGGTTACAAGGCTGGCGACAAGAAATATCCTGTTGTATACCTGATGGATTCGCAATGGGATTTCCCGCTGGTTACTGGTTTATACGGCGAGTATTACTATGATGGATTTATTCCTGAACTGATCATTGTAGGGGTGACCTGGAGCGGCGAAAAGGCCAATTACGACAGCCTTCGCCTAAGAGACTATTCTCCCACTAAAGTTGCCGCCATGCCGGGAAGCGGCGGAGCGGATCAGTTCCTGGCATTTATGAAGCAGGAATTGTTTCCTTTCATCGAGTCTAACTATAAGGCGGATGGTGAGAACAGGACACTGATGGGCTGTTCGGGTGGCGCGGTGTTTACCTTGTACACCTTGTTCACCCAGCCCGAGCTGTTCACCGGTTATGCAGCGGCCACTCCCTATATTCCATGGGATAATGAAGTATTGTATAAGTATGAGCAGGAATTTGCCAAAAGGCGGTTGGGCAACCCGGTACGTGTGTATATGACAATGGGCGATGTGGAAACAACCCGCCCTGTCTATGAAAAATTTGCCGCCCATATGGCGGCGCGCCACTATCCATCCGTTCGCCTGCATTCAAAGATACTGGAGAATACAGGTCATGGAGGCACCAAGCATGAAACCTATGCCCGTGGACTACAATATGTTTTCGAAAGACCTCAATTGAACCTGGCGGCCAGTGTATTGAACAGTTATGCCGGTAATTATCAATTACCAGACGGCCGGACCATGCAGCTCAAAAATGAGCATGGGCAATTGGCGCTCTATTTCGGCAGCAACCGGATGTTTACTTTGTATGCAGCCAGTGAAACGGATCTTTACGCCACCGCGCAATTTGTAAATATCCATTTTGAGCATGCGTCTGGTAAGCCGTCAGGTTGTTGGTTGGAGACGTACGGCAATAAGCAATTCGCTAAGAAAATAAACTAGCTGGCATGAAATGGAGGCACGGTCCCAAAAAGTGTTTTTCCCGTTCTCATAACTACATGGGGTTTAAAAGGAAAAAGTGTAAGGTTATGTAATAAAAGGACCGGGTATATTATTTTACTTTTAA encodes:
- a CDS encoding beta-L-arabinofuranosidase domain-containing protein, translating into MKMNSVLLRVVLLTVVLIQGVNTTQAQSGDQILDGIGETGMIARYVFNGDLKDWSRNNLHGKFQGEASFVNDNRFGKVLSLSGDNNAFITLPAEALTDLESLSISGWIFLRSTQPGQRFFDFGKDASKHFFAAPVGTTGQEGYQALITAEKTDKKGAVSPAIEANKWVHLAIVIDIPSKSITTYVDSKQAGEASDIPKELTAVFGQQPGEKLLYIGKSLTPGDPNLNALIRDFRIYRVPLSSNQVAGIYSNSRRGINQGSVNTTGRRAEDTLPRFSPTEAQLYNTYLVGVSDVKVETAVGDLPRFPSYVDGTYKDAMKGKGPKVRVVWPAAVDNTAVLKPGTYTVTGRVAGTNFQPRAIVTIKESSKSTTPVLKLQAFHLDQVSLKNDADGQPSQFIQNRDKFVLTLAKTDPNSFLYMFRHAFGQPQPEGAKPLGVWDSKDTKLRGHATGHYLTAIAQAYASTGYDKALQANFSGKMEVMVNTLYELSQLSGKASTAGGAHVSDPAAVPFGPGKTAYDSDLSDAGIRTDYANWGTGFISAYPPDQFIMLENGAKYGGQKNQIWAPYYTLHKILAGLMDVYEVSGNKKALDIASGMGDWVYARLSKVPTDTLIKMWNTYIAGEFGGMNEAMARMYRITGNPHHLKTAQLFDNIRVFYGDTKHSHGLAKNVDLFRGLHANQHIPQVVGSIETYRATNNPEYYKIADNFWYKMVNDYMYSIGGVAGARNPNNAECFISEPGTLYENGFSSGGQNETCATYNMLKLTSDLFLFDQKAAYMDYYERSLYNHILASVAENSPANTYHVPLRPGSTKQFGNPNMTGFTCCNGTAIESSTKLQNSIYFKSKDDQSLYVNLYIPSTLEWTERKVTVEQTTNFPNEDNTRLTIKGSGKFDLHVRVPGWATKGFFVKINGKEQKLQAKPGSYLKISRTWKDGDIVELKMPFHFHLDPVMDQQNIASLFYGPVLLAAQEPEARKEWRKVTLDAEDISKSIKGDPRQLQFTIDDVVFKPFYESYGRHSVYLDVKLK
- a CDS encoding DUF4932 domain-containing protein, with protein sequence MRFILIPLLTVILLASCATTTRNWKSNDQPGQFAASFGLFSGKEKHTVNLTKDDILFIKYTLIATSGEITLSVSNKGGVVWQKKVTGTSDTSEHHLVAPSTGQYTITVNGQKATGGFEVKYKAVPPKTVQVKTHRNIELYGLMMVLDDGPYVLTQKDTMDYSGRRAVMAQWYSMVPRNYERYKAFDTCRIMSIYKKMETAGNGYDFFTGFLLQVGEVPFARISATTDLQQIARFSPKGDTAEARQKATAFLDALNDFSRLIDLDAHLAQYKPYYELAIASVAKNVPRGDFLPVMEQYYRKQFSEYNLVPSLNLFTAMGFGTMNRSTRTIYNTFGSFTFQSFDSKHPDMGFDDPVQIRALAAHEFGHSFTNPAIDSLPPSLIKETAYLYEPIKEEMKKHGYTIWLQSLYEHLVRAGEVIVAEKIGDSTRAVSMLQSNIKSGFIYLPFMVQELKKWDKSNSSVDFNNEVLQMIVKLKEAYKPAKMN
- a CDS encoding alpha/beta hydrolase, with product MKYLIPFLMVLVFTNVQAQYPGVNIPGSEVRKITSKIVAGQEYELHIMLPAGYKAGDKKYPVVYLMDSQWDFPLVTGLYGEYYYDGFIPELIIVGVTWSGEKANYDSLRLRDYSPTKVAAMPGSGGADQFLAFMKQELFPFIESNYKADGENRTLMGCSGGAVFTLYTLFTQPELFTGYAAATPYIPWDNEVLYKYEQEFAKRRLGNPVRVYMTMGDVETTRPVYEKFAAHMAARHYPSVRLHSKILENTGHGGTKHETYARGLQYVFERPQLNLAASVLNSYAGNYQLPDGRTMQLKNEHGQLALYFGSNRMFTLYAASETDLYATAQFVNIHFEHASGKPSGCWLETYGNKQFAKKIN